From a single Flavobacteriales bacterium genomic region:
- a CDS encoding LptF/LptG family permease, with translation MKRLHIMIIRAFIGPLLITFLIVLFILVMQFLWKYVDDLMGKGLEWYVLLELMTYATASFVPLALPLAILLSSIMTMGGLGENSELVPMRSAGLGLFKIMSPLVIFIGLLSLGSFYFSNNLLPIANLKFQSLLWDVTRKKPALNLRPGIFYNGIDGFSIRVQDKDKETGTLYDVLIYDHRAAFQGNRTVVRAKTGTMSRSPDDHYLFLSLHDGHFYDEHGPAGNDDAKYAMIRGTFKEDRLRLDLTGLGMVRTDEDLFKDHYKMLTIGQLQVAEDSLLRSLDMRMSEQQAHLRNSLYILRDKKLHKQDTPPVLSKSELLLEPAEKALEPELDLQARNAVYDVATNMVRNNVNYIQRSLDERKGRIEQVNRFRIEWHRKLMLAFACLVFFFIGAPLGAIIRKGGMGLPTVFAIMFFLVFHIISFSMEKLAIAGGITPWPGMWISTLVLLPVGVLLTWKAATDSPLFDADSYYRGWQRILSLFKRSDANSSAL, from the coding sequence ATGAAACGGTTGCACATCATGATCATCCGGGCTTTTATAGGGCCCTTGCTGATCACATTCTTGATCGTGCTGTTCATTCTGGTCATGCAATTCCTATGGAAGTACGTCGATGACCTTATGGGCAAAGGACTCGAGTGGTACGTTCTATTGGAATTGATGACCTATGCTACGGCCAGTTTTGTGCCCTTAGCACTGCCACTGGCCATTCTATTGAGCAGCATAATGACCATGGGTGGCCTGGGAGAGAACTCCGAATTGGTGCCGATGAGATCCGCAGGTCTTGGGCTTTTCAAGATCATGAGCCCGTTGGTCATTTTCATTGGGCTGCTCTCGTTGGGCTCATTCTATTTCAGCAACAACCTGTTGCCAATAGCCAATCTGAAATTCCAATCGCTTTTATGGGATGTTACGCGTAAAAAGCCTGCCCTGAACTTACGCCCCGGTATCTTTTACAACGGTATTGATGGCTTCAGTATCCGTGTGCAGGACAAGGACAAGGAAACCGGTACATTGTATGACGTGTTGATCTACGACCACAGAGCAGCGTTCCAAGGAAACCGGACCGTGGTGCGTGCAAAGACCGGTACTATGAGCCGCAGCCCGGATGATCATTACCTATTCCTTTCATTGCACGATGGTCATTTCTATGATGAACACGGACCAGCCGGTAATGATGATGCCAAATATGCCATGATTCGCGGGACGTTCAAAGAGGATAGGTTGCGTTTGGACCTTACTGGCCTGGGTATGGTCCGGACGGATGAGGACCTCTTCAAGGACCATTACAAGATGCTTACCATCGGCCAGTTACAGGTGGCAGAGGATAGCTTGTTGCGATCATTGGATATGCGCATGAGTGAACAACAAGCACATTTACGGAACAGTCTTTACATTTTGCGGGACAAGAAGTTGCATAAGCAGGATACACCTCCCGTTCTTTCGAAGAGTGAGCTATTGCTTGAACCTGCGGAAAAGGCCTTGGAACCCGAGCTCGACCTCCAAGCCCGGAACGCTGTGTATGACGTTGCGACCAATATGGTGCGGAACAACGTCAATTACATCCAACGCAGTTTGGATGAAAGGAAAGGCCGAATTGAACAGGTGAACAGGTTCCGGATCGAATGGCATCGTAAATTGATGCTCGCCTTCGCTTGTCTTGTATTCTTTTTCATTGGTGCGCCTCTGGGAGCCATTATCCGAAAAGGTGGAATGGGACTACCAACCGTCTTCGCTATCATGTTCTTTCTGGTATTCCACATCATTTCATTCTCCATGGAAAAATTAGCCATTGCAGGAGGCATTACACCTTGGCCAGGCATGTGGATCAGTACATTGGTCCTCCTCCCGGTCGGTGTTCTATTAACGTGGAAAGCGGCAACTGATAGCCCACTCTTCGATGCCGATTCGTATTATCGCGGTTGGCAACGTATTCTCTCCCTCTTTAAGCGGTCCGATGCGAATTCTTCAGCTTTGTAA
- a CDS encoding T9SS type A sorting domain-containing protein: MHGGEVRPARVYVLGTNDGGVVISAGFTQPLQLGQGLTTSGANDGFIAKFSAITGIQTFGNLGGGQLHIYANPNNGLCTVDLPQDLRYTSDLVLTIFDAQGRAVQSSPVRSSETGIKLDITAQAKGSYFVELSDGQQRYTGTIVFD; encoded by the coding sequence TTGCATGGTGGAGAGGTTAGACCGGCGCGGGTCTACGTTCTGGGTACGAATGATGGCGGAGTGGTTATTTCTGCTGGCTTCACCCAACCTTTACAGTTAGGTCAAGGCTTAACCACATCTGGTGCAAATGATGGCTTCATCGCCAAATTCAGCGCCATAACCGGCATACAAACCTTCGGAAATCTTGGTGGAGGGCAACTGCACATTTACGCCAATCCCAACAACGGGTTATGCACTGTTGATCTACCACAAGACCTGCGGTATACTTCGGATCTGGTGCTTACCATTTTCGATGCACAAGGCCGCGCCGTACAAAGTAGCCCCGTGCGTTCTTCCGAAACAGGCATTAAACTGGATATTACCGCACAAGCCAAAGGCAGTTACTTCGTAGAACTGAGCGATGGGCAACAACGGTATACGGGTACGATCGTGTTTGATTGA
- a CDS encoding nuclear transport factor 2 family protein, with amino-acid sequence MWKYFPIIVLFSCGDGPVVRDQSAIRVAMTEQQKAWNAGDIKGFMSSYSDTICFISSKGTTCGKEGVTANYERSYPDKAAMGQLNFGINEVVPVGNEHAWVTGTWALARTADTLSGGFSLLWTKERKGWRIVRDHTY; translated from the coding sequence ATGTGGAAGTATTTTCCGATCATTGTCCTATTCAGCTGTGGTGACGGGCCAGTAGTACGCGATCAAAGCGCTATCCGAGTGGCCATGACCGAACAACAAAAAGCTTGGAACGCAGGAGACATCAAAGGTTTCATGAGCAGTTATTCGGATACGATCTGTTTCATCAGTTCCAAAGGAACCACGTGCGGAAAGGAAGGTGTTACAGCGAATTATGAGCGCTCTTATCCGGACAAAGCCGCCATGGGGCAGTTGAACTTCGGTATTAATGAGGTTGTTCCCGTAGGCAATGAGCATGCTTGGGTGACCGGGACGTGGGCGTTGGCACGCACGGCGGATACGTTAAGTGGTGGATTTTCATTGCTTTGGACAAAGGAGCGGAAAGGTTGGCGGATCGTGCGTGATCATACGTATTGA
- a CDS encoding YqgE/AlgH family protein, producing MSNNFLDLRPENKLEPARGRLLVSEPFLPDPYFRRTVVLLCEHNDEGSFGFVLNRHMDMDIDQLMDRMPPIGSKVSIGGPVQSSNLYYLHTLGPHLDGSTEVVDGVHMGGDFDQLRSILSTDPKLARHVRFFVGYSGWTEGQLDKELAERAWLVANVDKKRIMHTGKKNIWAETLRDMGPEFAPLANFPDDPALN from the coding sequence ATGAGCAATAACTTTCTTGATCTACGACCAGAGAACAAACTCGAACCAGCGCGAGGAAGGTTATTGGTCAGCGAACCGTTTCTACCGGATCCCTATTTCCGAAGAACCGTTGTACTTCTCTGTGAGCATAACGATGAAGGGTCTTTTGGATTCGTATTGAACCGGCATATGGATATGGACATCGATCAACTTATGGATAGAATGCCACCGATAGGATCGAAAGTGAGCATCGGCGGACCCGTGCAGAGCAGCAATCTTTATTACTTGCACACGCTCGGACCACACCTTGATGGCAGCACTGAAGTTGTTGATGGTGTCCACATGGGTGGAGATTTCGATCAGTTGAGATCCATCCTCAGCACAGATCCAAAACTGGCAAGGCACGTGCGTTTTTTCGTAGGGTATTCCGGATGGACCGAAGGTCAGCTTGATAAGGAGTTAGCTGAACGTGCATGGCTGGTCGCCAATGTCGACAAAAAGCGGATCATGCACACCGGTAAAAAGAACATTTGGGCAGAAACGCTGCGCGATATGGGACCGGAATTTGCTCCACTCGCCAATTTTCCTGATGACCCGGCGTTGAATTGA
- a CDS encoding glycosyltransferase family 4 protein: MAMHNLARGLINAGHHVKVLCISTAKHALNMDALPKEFRESTGIEGVFVDTSLNVVDAFNDLLNADNYNISRFFSPDMDIRLIRLLSEEKFDIIQLESLFMTPYIPTLRRYTGAPIVLRSHNLEHVIQERIAIGEKNFLKKPYRKFLAKQLQEYEMAVLDRVDGVAAISPADAKHFVAHGTKTPIISIPFGVEPNDYEWAPRTHSKKPVFFHLGSMDWLPNEEGVRWLLKSVWPKVMEKRPEARLNLAGNRMPKDLMGTKNKGVLCRGRVKDAFDYMKARDIMVVPLFSAGGMRVKIIEGMALGKAIISTPIGAEGIAYSEGKEILIARNAKEFVEHMIALIDHPERLEELGQHARALIESAYEEKKIIKDLVAFYKRLGK; encoded by the coding sequence ATGGCCATGCACAACCTGGCCAGGGGGTTGATCAATGCAGGGCACCATGTTAAGGTGTTGTGCATTTCCACTGCTAAGCATGCGTTGAACATGGATGCATTGCCAAAAGAGTTTCGCGAAAGCACCGGTATTGAAGGCGTTTTCGTGGATACTTCCCTGAACGTGGTGGATGCGTTCAATGATCTGCTCAATGCGGACAATTATAATATCAGCCGATTCTTCTCGCCCGATATGGATATCCGATTGATCCGGTTATTGAGCGAAGAGAAGTTCGATATCATTCAGTTGGAGAGCTTGTTCATGACCCCGTACATACCTACCCTTCGCAGGTATACCGGTGCGCCCATTGTTCTGCGTTCTCATAACCTGGAACATGTGATCCAGGAACGGATCGCTATTGGCGAGAAGAATTTTCTTAAGAAACCCTACCGAAAATTCCTTGCCAAGCAATTGCAGGAATATGAAATGGCCGTTCTCGACCGCGTGGACGGCGTCGCGGCGATCAGCCCAGCGGACGCTAAGCATTTCGTTGCCCACGGAACTAAAACCCCGATCATCTCCATACCGTTCGGTGTTGAACCCAATGATTACGAATGGGCACCGCGAACTCATTCCAAAAAGCCCGTATTCTTCCACTTGGGAAGTATGGATTGGTTGCCTAATGAAGAAGGAGTGAGATGGCTGTTGAAGTCGGTTTGGCCAAAAGTGATGGAAAAACGACCTGAAGCGCGTTTGAATCTTGCCGGGAACCGAATGCCGAAAGACCTCATGGGCACCAAGAACAAAGGTGTGCTTTGCCGGGGCCGCGTGAAAGATGCGTTCGACTACATGAAGGCCAGGGACATCATGGTAGTGCCATTGTTCAGTGCCGGCGGCATGCGCGTGAAGATCATTGAGGGCATGGCACTGGGTAAAGCGATCATTTCCACACCCATCGGTGCGGAAGGCATTGCGTACTCGGAGGGTAAGGAGATCTTAATTGCCCGCAATGCAAAGGAATTCGTTGAACACATGATCGCACTTATCGATCACCCTGAAAGGTTGGAAGAATTAGGGCAACATGCCCGCGCGTTGATCGAATCCGCATATGAAGAGAAGAAGATCATCAAAGACCTTGTGGCATTCTACAAGCGTTTGGGCAAGTAA
- the pdxH gene encoding pyridoxamine 5'-phosphate oxidase, with protein MDQDNKRTDFRKHKLIENEAGNDPIALFDRWYGEANSENVLEPKAMSLATAGSVTISCRIVYLQKFDQNGFVFYTNQNSRKAMDLERDPRAALTFFWPEFERQVRIEGKAEHVTAEESDAYFASRPRESRIGAWASDQSRAAGTREEMDERYSRWVERFGEEDIPRPLHWGGIRVKPVRIEFWQGRADRMHDRIVFEHAGDEWIRLRLQP; from the coding sequence ATGGATCAGGATAACAAGCGAACGGATTTTAGAAAGCATAAATTGATCGAGAACGAGGCTGGTAATGACCCCATTGCCTTGTTCGATCGCTGGTACGGAGAGGCCAACTCTGAAAATGTTCTGGAACCGAAAGCAATGTCGTTGGCGACGGCTGGCTCGGTTACGATAAGCTGCCGTATTGTTTATCTACAGAAATTCGATCAGAACGGATTCGTGTTCTATACGAACCAGAATAGTCGCAAGGCAATGGATCTGGAACGCGACCCGCGTGCTGCGTTAACATTCTTCTGGCCGGAATTCGAACGGCAAGTACGAATTGAGGGAAAGGCAGAACATGTCACTGCCGAAGAGAGCGATGCATATTTTGCTTCACGGCCACGCGAGAGTCGGATCGGTGCGTGGGCAAGTGATCAGAGCAGAGCCGCAGGGACAAGAGAAGAAATGGATGAACGGTATTCGCGGTGGGTTGAACGTTTTGGAGAAGAGGATATTCCGCGCCCGTTGCATTGGGGTGGGATCCGTGTTAAGCCAGTACGGATCGAATTCTGGCAGGGACGCGCAGATCGAATGCATGACAGGATCGTATTCGAGCATGCAGGAGATGAGTGGATACGTTTGCGTCTACAACCGTAG
- a CDS encoding rhomboid family intramembrane serine protease has product MTISITLIIIIVTAAVSIIAFSNREFYTYLLFEPYVINARKEYHRFISHAFVHANWTHLAVNMFVLWMFGTSVEMLYSMITDGGRLLPFLGLYFGGVLFASIPSYKKHILNPSYRAVGASGAVSAVLFAQILMLPTRSVEMLFIPVPMPAWVFGGLYLAYSWYMDKQSTDNVAHDAHFYGAVFGLVYTALLEPQLIISIGSFQSSLGL; this is encoded by the coding sequence TTGACCATCTCGATCACTCTGATCATCATCATCGTTACCGCAGCGGTATCGATCATAGCCTTCAGCAATAGGGAATTCTACACCTATTTGTTGTTTGAGCCGTATGTTATCAATGCGCGTAAGGAATACCATCGCTTCATTTCACATGCATTCGTGCACGCCAACTGGACGCATCTTGCCGTGAACATGTTCGTGCTTTGGATGTTCGGCACGAGCGTGGAAATGTTGTACTCCATGATCACCGATGGAGGTCGGCTACTACCGTTTCTAGGGCTTTATTTCGGTGGAGTGTTGTTCGCGTCGATCCCATCCTACAAGAAACATATTCTGAACCCTTCATATAGAGCAGTGGGTGCAAGCGGAGCAGTGAGTGCCGTATTGTTCGCCCAGATCTTAATGTTACCGACCCGATCCGTGGAAATGCTATTCATTCCGGTGCCAATGCCAGCTTGGGTATTCGGTGGTCTGTATTTGGCCTATTCGTGGTACATGGATAAGCAAAGCACGGACAATGTCGCGCACGATGCCCACTTCTATGGAGCGGTATTTGGCCTTGTGTACACAGCCTTATTGGAGCCTCAGCTGATCATTAGCATTGGTAGTTTCCAATCTTCACTTGGTCTATGA
- a CDS encoding bifunctional 3,4-dihydroxy-2-butanone-4-phosphate synthase/GTP cyclohydrolase II translates to MKKPFNTIEEAIADIRQGKVVIVVDDEDRENEGDFLTAARNATPEVINFMAKHGRGLICAPLLEERCEELGLDLMVNDNTALHETPFTVSVDVKGRGTTTGISASDRSQTMLALIDPEITANDLARPGHIFPLKARKGGVLRRTGHTEAAVDLARLAGFEPAGVIVEIMNDDGTMARLPELQLIAEKFDLKLISIEDLVAYRMRTERLVERQIDVKLPTLHGDFDLVAYKQSTTGEEHLALVKGTWEPDEPILVRVHSSCVTGDIFGSCRCDCGPQLQQAMEMIEKAGKGVIVYMQQEGRGIGLLNKLKAYKLQEQGADTVDANLMLGFDMDARDYGVGAQILFDLGVRRMRLLTNNPKKRTGLVGYGLEITENVPIEIASNEHNHKYLKAKKERMGHSLKLGE, encoded by the coding sequence ATGAAGAAGCCGTTCAATACCATTGAAGAAGCCATTGCTGATATCCGCCAAGGAAAGGTGGTTATTGTAGTGGATGATGAGGACCGTGAGAATGAAGGTGATTTCTTGACCGCTGCCCGAAATGCTACACCGGAAGTGATCAACTTCATGGCCAAACATGGGCGTGGACTGATCTGTGCGCCGCTTCTCGAAGAACGTTGCGAAGAACTTGGGCTGGACCTGATGGTGAATGACAACACTGCGCTGCATGAAACCCCTTTCACGGTGAGCGTTGATGTCAAGGGACGCGGGACCACCACGGGCATTAGCGCCAGTGATAGATCCCAGACCATGTTAGCGTTGATCGATCCAGAAATTACAGCCAACGATCTCGCAAGACCCGGTCACATCTTTCCGTTGAAGGCGCGTAAGGGCGGAGTTCTACGCCGAACCGGACATACGGAAGCAGCTGTTGATCTCGCTCGCTTGGCAGGATTCGAACCCGCAGGTGTGATCGTTGAGATCATGAACGACGACGGCACCATGGCCCGTTTACCAGAGCTACAATTGATCGCCGAAAAATTCGACCTGAAGCTCATCAGTATCGAAGACCTGGTCGCCTATCGCATGCGCACTGAGCGTTTGGTGGAACGCCAGATCGATGTGAAACTTCCTACGCTGCACGGTGATTTTGACCTTGTAGCATACAAGCAAAGCACGACAGGTGAAGAGCATTTGGCCTTGGTAAAAGGCACTTGGGAACCGGATGAACCGATCCTTGTGCGCGTACACAGCTCATGTGTTACCGGTGATATTTTCGGGAGTTGCCGGTGCGATTGTGGACCACAGTTGCAGCAGGCCATGGAGATGATCGAAAAGGCCGGAAAGGGCGTGATCGTATACATGCAGCAAGAAGGTCGCGGCATTGGATTGCTCAATAAATTGAAAGCCTATAAACTGCAGGAACAAGGAGCAGATACTGTGGATGCGAACCTGATGCTCGGCTTCGATATGGACGCACGGGATTATGGCGTTGGCGCTCAGATCCTATTCGACCTTGGCGTGCGAAGAATGCGCTTGCTAACGAACAATCCCAAAAAGCGCACGGGGCTAGTAGGCTATGGCCTGGAGATCACGGAGAATGTTCCGATCGAAATTGCAAGTAACGAGCACAACCACAAGTACCTCAAAGCGAAGAAAGAGCGCATGGGGCATTCGTTGAAGTTGGGGGAGTAG
- a CDS encoding HAD family hydrolase, which yields MKRRALFLDRDGVINKERGIHTWKVEDTELLPDVAQALRKAQDAGFALIVITNQSGIGLGMYGHDDVAKVHAYLEAELSVAGVHLTDIFYCPHHPEQGKCLCRKPGSLLLERAIARHGLQLEGSAMIGDRDRDVQAAEAAGVRGILVPANGELLPIVLNVVSRG from the coding sequence ATGAAGCGCAGAGCACTTTTCCTGGATCGCGATGGAGTGATCAACAAAGAGCGCGGGATCCATACGTGGAAGGTTGAGGATACGGAGCTATTACCGGATGTTGCGCAAGCGTTGCGAAAGGCACAGGATGCAGGATTTGCCTTGATCGTAATTACCAACCAGAGCGGCATCGGTCTGGGTATGTATGGGCATGATGATGTTGCCAAAGTACATGCGTATCTTGAGGCCGAACTTTCAGTAGCAGGTGTTCACTTGACCGATATTTTCTATTGCCCGCATCATCCTGAACAAGGAAAGTGCCTTTGTCGCAAGCCAGGATCATTGCTGTTAGAACGAGCTATTGCTCGGCATGGCCTTCAACTGGAAGGGTCCGCTATGATCGGAGATCGGGATCGCGACGTGCAAGCAGCCGAAGCAGCGGGAGTTCGTGGTATTCTTGTACCTGCAAATGGGGAGTTGCTTCCTATTGTGTTGAACGTAGTATCAAGAGGATGA
- a CDS encoding 30S ribosomal protein THX, with protein sequence MGKGDKKTKKGKRTIGSAGVSRPSKRKKRAAAAKKTTAEKAAPKKVAKKAAPKKVVAKKVATKTAAPKKAAAKTAAPKKAAAKKAAPKKAAAKKASAVKPTAKKVTRKKVTKRADAKKPTAKKVAPKKAAKKTAKKVVKRAAAKKPTAKKAAPKKAAPKKVAKKTTAAKKK encoded by the coding sequence ATGGGAAAAGGTGATAAGAAAACCAAGAAAGGAAAACGCACCATCGGAAGCGCTGGTGTTAGTCGTCCTTCGAAACGTAAGAAACGTGCAGCTGCTGCCAAGAAAACGACCGCTGAAAAGGCGGCACCGAAGAAGGTCGCTAAAAAGGCTGCTCCGAAAAAAGTAGTTGCGAAAAAAGTTGCGACCAAGACAGCCGCTCCGAAAAAGGCTGCGGCTAAAACAGCCGCTCCGAAAAAAGCGGCTGCTAAAAAAGCTGCCCCGAAAAAAGCGGCTGCTAAAAAAGCATCTGCTGTAAAGCCGACCGCGAAGAAAGTTACCCGTAAGAAGGTTACTAAGCGTGCTGACGCGAAAAAGCCGACCGCTAAGAAAGTTGCTCCGAAGAAAGCTGCTAAGAAGACCGCGAAGAAGGTTGTAAAGCGCGCTGCCGCAAAGAAGCCAACTGCTAAGAAAGCTGCTCCAAAAAAGGCAGCGCCTAAGAAGGTTGCAAAGAAGACCACCGCTGCGAAGAAGAAGTAA
- a CDS encoding glycosyltransferase — MKLLVILSRVPYPLEKGDKLRAYHLIRRLADKHEVFLFCLSDTNTEPEHLDHLHQFCKHIEVVRLRRWSIFLKLFGAIFSRLPFQVAYFHHRSAQQRMDAAIERFKPDHVLCQLVRTTEYVRRKYALPKTLDYMDTLSKGMERRTENAPWLFRPLFQTETRRLIRYENLMFDQFDHSVIISAQDRDYIYHPLRDEMAVIPNGVDTDHFAPLPLEPKFDLLFTGNMNYPPNIDSVVFLAEQVLPIVRKVRPETSLLISGVDPSQAVRDLAKNDPLISVSGWVKDIRVSYATARIFAAPMQIGTGLQNKLLEAMAMRIPCVTSALANNAVGAPAGTAILIGNSPEDYAEHILRLLNDPAERQRVAESGYDFVRSHFDWDRAAQALDALVSDPRPVH; from the coding sequence ATGAAGTTGTTGGTGATCCTTTCCCGTGTTCCGTATCCGTTGGAGAAGGGTGATAAGCTCAGAGCATATCACTTGATCCGTCGTTTGGCAGACAAACATGAGGTCTTTCTTTTTTGCTTGAGCGATACGAACACCGAACCTGAACATTTGGATCATCTCCATCAGTTCTGTAAGCACATCGAGGTGGTACGGTTAAGGCGGTGGTCCATCTTCTTGAAATTGTTCGGCGCGATCTTTTCCCGACTACCATTTCAGGTGGCCTATTTCCATCACCGCAGCGCACAGCAACGGATGGATGCTGCCATTGAACGCTTCAAACCCGATCACGTATTGTGCCAGCTCGTGAGGACAACGGAGTACGTGCGACGCAAATATGCACTGCCGAAGACGCTGGATTACATGGACACCTTGAGCAAGGGTATGGAACGAAGAACCGAGAATGCTCCTTGGTTGTTCCGCCCCTTGTTCCAGACCGAAACACGGCGATTGATCCGGTACGAGAATCTCATGTTCGACCAGTTCGATCACAGTGTCATCATCAGCGCGCAGGACCGCGATTACATCTACCATCCTTTGCGTGATGAGATGGCCGTGATCCCAAATGGCGTGGACACGGACCATTTTGCTCCGTTGCCGCTGGAACCGAAATTCGATCTGCTCTTCACAGGCAATATGAATTATCCGCCGAATATTGATAGTGTGGTGTTCCTTGCTGAGCAGGTATTACCGATCGTGCGAAAGGTGCGTCCGGAGACCAGCCTACTTATTTCCGGTGTTGATCCCAGCCAAGCCGTACGTGACCTTGCCAAAAATGATCCATTGATCTCCGTTTCCGGTTGGGTGAAAGACATTCGTGTATCCTACGCTACCGCACGGATCTTTGCCGCTCCCATGCAGATCGGAACCGGCCTCCAGAATAAACTACTGGAAGCTATGGCCATGCGCATACCGTGCGTTACATCGGCCTTGGCGAACAACGCGGTCGGCGCACCTGCAGGCACCGCGATACTGATAGGCAACTCGCCGGAAGATTACGCAGAACACATTCTGCGCTTACTGAATGACCCTGCCGAACGCCAACGAGTTGCGGAAAGTGGTTACGATTTCGTTCGTTCCCATTTCGATTGGGACCGCGCTGCGCAAGCCTTGGATGCCTTGGTGAGTGACCCGCGTCCGGTTCATTGA
- a CDS encoding aminotransferase class IV, which translates to MKDLVNVNGKVVPGNEPVITLRNRAFHYGDGLFESMRIIKGRLCFADSHWARLVTGAGLLRIGLPVGLDVRSFEQYALELAEQCGLHGGRCRFTLYRGGNGNYRPTSNTGGFTFEVTSLEDQHHTLNEQGLMVDIWPETRKPINELSVHKTLNCQLYVMASLWCTDRGLDDCMLQNERGNIIESSSGNIFIVSNGVLYTPSLTDGCIGGVMRAQVINLALKHGIKVYECSLNPQNLLAADELFFTNAVSGIRWVATYRTKRYTHRLAGTLLEHLIKKTLDQ; encoded by the coding sequence ATGAAAGACCTAGTGAACGTGAATGGTAAAGTTGTGCCCGGAAACGAACCGGTCATAACGTTACGTAACCGCGCATTCCATTATGGAGATGGGTTGTTCGAGAGCATGCGCATCATTAAAGGTCGCTTGTGTTTCGCTGATTCGCATTGGGCAAGACTAGTAACGGGTGCAGGATTGTTGCGGATCGGGCTCCCAGTTGGTCTGGACGTACGTTCTTTTGAACAATACGCATTGGAGTTGGCCGAGCAGTGCGGTCTTCACGGAGGGAGATGCCGATTTACACTATATCGTGGCGGAAATGGAAATTACCGACCGACTTCGAATACCGGAGGATTCACGTTTGAAGTAACGTCTTTGGAGGATCAACATCACACATTGAATGAACAGGGGTTGATGGTGGATATTTGGCCAGAGACCCGTAAGCCAATCAATGAACTTTCGGTTCATAAGACGTTGAACTGCCAGCTTTATGTGATGGCATCATTGTGGTGTACGGACCGTGGCCTGGATGATTGCATGCTGCAGAACGAGCGTGGAAATATCATTGAAAGCAGCAGCGGGAATATATTCATTGTTAGCAATGGTGTGCTATATACACCTTCACTGACCGATGGATGCATAGGTGGTGTGATGCGCGCACAGGTGATCAATTTGGCACTGAAACACGGGATCAAAGTTTATGAGTGCTCGTTGAACCCACAGAATTTATTGGCTGCGGATGAGTTGTTCTTTACGAACGCCGTCTCCGGAATTCGCTGGGTTGCGACATACCGCACAAAGCGTTACACGCATAGATTGGCAGGTACGTTATTGGAGCATTTGATCAAGAAGACACTAGACCAGTGA
- a CDS encoding SRPBCC domain-containing protein, with amino-acid sequence MTKKATAPIAKPTEAAAPAKAIKNSPAVPLKEAKKPLKQRVQMEFNVRSAPTVLYDLISTPSGFAEWYCVDVDVQDDQYTFKWEDGEEEATTLIGRKLGEVIRFHRNDDEDDPDSFFEFRIRIDDMTNDVALIVTDHAWPREVESVRNLWNTQIGSLIRVLGA; translated from the coding sequence GTGACTAAGAAAGCCACAGCTCCGATCGCAAAGCCAACTGAAGCGGCCGCTCCGGCCAAAGCAATAAAGAACAGCCCCGCAGTACCTCTAAAAGAGGCCAAAAAGCCGCTGAAGCAGCGGGTCCAGATGGAATTCAACGTGCGCAGTGCGCCTACCGTACTCTACGACTTGATCTCCACTCCGAGTGGATTTGCGGAATGGTACTGTGTGGATGTTGATGTTCAGGATGACCAGTACACGTTCAAATGGGAGGATGGTGAAGAAGAGGCCACAACGTTGATCGGGCGTAAACTGGGCGAGGTGATCCGTTTCCACCGAAATGATGATGAGGATGATCCGGATTCATTCTTTGAGTTCCGCATCCGTATTGATGATATGACCAATGATGTGGCGTTGATCGTAACGGATCATGCTTGGCCGCGCGAAGTGGAATCCGTGCGTAATCTGTGGAATACACAGATCGGGTCACTCATCCGTGTACTTGGGGCTTGA